One Maylandia zebra isolate NMK-2024a unplaced genomic scaffold, Mzebra_GT3a scaffold02, whole genome shotgun sequence DNA window includes the following coding sequences:
- the LOC112430756 gene encoding lipocalin: MASLRALLGVVLCSLMVSASEILPQADFDLQAIAGKWYLTGMCSNSKWFVCRKASIKSGTVTLEPNEDGGFKASCSFPTDNCWKIDVVASKTDVPGKFTYSIPFTGVATEIRVVDEKPDEYSLNHYINTGWNETYVENNLYGRSLDLSAEVKEKFNQLCLQSGILPENIVHLPKTEECPQECFA, encoded by the exons ATGGCTTCACTTCGTGCCCTTCTGGGAGTGGTACTGTGCTCCCTCATGGTTTCTGCTTCTGAAATCCTACCTCAGGCGGACTTTGATTTACAGGCG ATTGCAGGTAAGTGGTACTTGACTGGAATGTGCTCTAATTCCAAGTGGTTCGTCTGTCGCAAAGCCAGTATTAAGTCTGGCACGGTCACGCTTGAGCCAAATGAAGATGGGGGTTTTAAGGCGTCTTGCTCATTTCCTAC TGATAACTGTTGGAAAATAGACGTGGTGGCATCCAAGACTGACGTGCCTGGAAAATTCACATACAGCATTCCCT TCACGGGGGTAGCGACTGAAATTCGTGTGGTCGATGAGAAGCCTGACGAGTACTCCTTGAATCATTACATCAACACCGGATGGAATGAAACCTATGTTGAAAACAACTTATATG GACGTAGtctggacctcagcgctgaggtgaaGGAGAAGTTCAACCAGCTCTGCTTGCAGTCCGGCATCCTTCCTGAAAATATTGTTCATCTTCCTAAAACCG AGGAGTGTCCGCAGGAGTGTTTTGCCTGA